A genomic segment from Lutzomyia longipalpis isolate SR_M1_2022 chromosome 3, ASM2433408v1 encodes:
- the LOC129791751 gene encoding fork head domain transcription factor slp1-like yields the protein MIKSEDSVDSNSSNICHRSIPNIIMPPTNIFPPPPASGAMDRILEDKPPMTFINSHFAPNPHVSSPTSIIQSTPRITSIPSSVLCNSPQGKSPSHSLPPKFSIPSHLSPLTSSSIAPSHIIASPNIKYCSSNGAEVMIHHPTAPDTSTISPATSSTNIGTHSMNGDSNLGITKKGQQTENAAPDTTKKSTNTRRPEKPNISYINMIAMAIRDSPDKMLTLSGIYAYLQSKFEFFKGSYVGWKNSVRHNLSLNECFQKVPKNAGIGKSGKGHYWTIDAKSEYMFQDESCQRRRPRGYRKRMTSAPYVKPENFYPPPSNYEPTPITDLSNCYPPFPYDYTAVPVAYENMVPYGTYSTESQYPKISHGSIQDGSPPLNQNTGQVIEYGYPFSTSSYPSENSIRVATFPTQIAPPPPVSNGGGVLMDRKGGYTAPTTLHHAVTNGDSLQPTFYENY from the exons atgataaaaagtgAAGACAGTGTGGACTCTAATAGTTCCAACATTTGCCATCGGAGTATCCCCAACATAATTATGCCACcgacaaatatttttcctccacCACCTGCCTCTGGTGCCATGGATCGTATTCTCGAGGATAAACCACCGATGACCTTCATTAATAGCCACTTTGCCCCCAACCCTCATGTGTCCAGTCCCACATCCATCATCCAAAGCACCCCCAGGATCACGTCCATCCCATCGTCTGTCCTGTGCAATTCACCACAGGGCAAATCTCCTTCACACAGCCTCCCACCCAAGTTCTCAATCCCATCCCATTTGAGCCCTCTCACGTCATCCTCCATTGCACCCAGTCACATCATCGCCTCGCCAAACATCAAGTATTGCTCCAGCAATGGCGCTGAGGTGATGATCCACCACCCGACGGCACCAGACACCAGCACCATCTCACCAGCTACCTCCTCCACCAACATTGGAACCCACAGCATGAATGGTGATTCGAATTTGGGGATCACGAAGAAGGGGCAGCAGACGGAGAATGCAGCACCGGACACCACGAAAAAGAGCACCAACACACGACGACCTGAGAAGCCCAACATAAGTTACATTAATATGATCGCAATGGCAATCAGGGACTCCCCCGATAAAATGCTCACTCTCAGCGGGATTTATGCCTATCTCCAGTCAAA ATTTGAATTCTTCAAGGGATCATACGTGGGCTGGAAGAATTCCGTGAGGCACAACTTATCACTCAACGAGTGCTTCCAAAAGGTACCAAAG AATGCTGGGAttggaaaatcaggaaaaggACATTACTGGACGATTGATGCTAAATCTGAGTACATGTTTCAGGATGAGAGTTGTCAGAGACGACGTCCTCGTGGCTATAGGAAAAGAATGACATCAGCCCCTTACGTGAAGCCAGAAAATTTCTATCCACCTCCATCGAATTACGAACCAACTCCAATTACA GATCTTTCAAATTGCTACCCACCTTTCCCCTATGACTACACAGCAGTTCCCGTAGCATATGAGAATATGGTGCCCTACGGGACGTATTCAACGGAAAGTCAATACCCAAAGATATCTCACGGATCCATACAGGATGGATCTCCGCCACTCAATCAAAATACCGGGCAGGTGATCGAGTATGGCTATCCCTTCAGCACGAGTTCTTACCCAAGTGAAAACA GTATTAGAGTAGCAACGTTCCCAACGCAAATAGCCCCACCACCGCCGGTGAGCAACGGCGGAGGTGTTCTAATGGATCGAAAAGGTGGCTACACAGCACCAACCACACTGCATCATGCTGTAACAAATGGAGATTCACTGCAACCGACGTTCTATGAGAACTACTGA